A genomic segment from Leptolyngbya boryana PCC 6306 encodes:
- a CDS encoding LabA-like NYN domain-containing protein, with protein MNRLSIFVDGNNMFYAQQKNGWFFDPKRVLEYFTSEKNVELINAYWYTGLKDPQDQRGFRDALISLGYTVRTKILKEYYDDTSGRYSQKANLDIEIVVDMFNTVEQYDRVILFSGDGDFERAIEQLRSKNTHITVVSTEGMIARELRNVTDRYIDLNDIRDRIEKAEY; from the coding sequence ATGAACCGTCTCTCTATTTTTGTAGACGGAAACAATATGTTCTATGCCCAACAAAAAAACGGCTGGTTCTTTGATCCAAAACGTGTTTTAGAGTATTTTACTTCTGAAAAGAACGTTGAGCTAATTAATGCTTATTGGTACACCGGATTGAAAGATCCCCAAGACCAGCGGGGCTTCCGAGATGCTTTGATCAGTTTGGGCTATACGGTTCGGACAAAGATTCTCAAGGAGTATTATGACGATACTTCGGGTCGATATTCGCAGAAAGCGAATCTTGATATCGAGATCGTTGTGGATATGTTTAACACGGTCGAGCAATACGATCGCGTGATTTTATTCAGCGGCGATGGCGATTTTGAGCGCGCGATCGAACAACTCCGCTCGAAAAACACCCACATTACGGTGGTTTCGACAGAAGGAATGATTGCGCGTGAGCTTCGGAATGTCACCGATCGATATATTGATCTCAACGACATTCGTGATCGCATCGAAAAGGCTGAATATTAG
- a CDS encoding 2-isopropylmalate synthase: MNASKSDDRILIFDTTLRDGEQCPGATLNVDEKLTIARQLARLGVDIIEAGFAFASPGDFEAVQKIAQAVGTPEGPTICSLARAIPADIKAAAEALKPAAKPRIHTFISTSDIHLEYQLKKSRAEVLAIAEEMVAYAKSFVDDVEFSPMDAARSDPEYLYQVLERAIAAGAKTINIPDTVGYMTPSEFGDMIRGIKENVPNVDQAIISVHGHNDLGLAVACFLEAVKNGARQLECTINGIGERAGNASLEELVMALHVRRSYFNPYLGRPVESETPLTGIHTQEIYKTSRLVSSLTGMLVQPNKAIVGANAFAHESGIHQDGMLKNRQTYEIMDAKTIGLNDTLLVLGKHSGRNAFRSRLGELGFELTDQELNKAFVRFKELADKKKEVTDRDLESIVNDEVQHVPELFRLELVQVSCGDSACPTATVRLITPDGDELTDAATGTGPVDAVYKAINRVVNVPNQLIEFSVQSVTAGIDAIGEVTIRLKYGDRVFSGRAANTDIIVASAQAYVNALNRLYASLQTADSQQVIASQTTV, encoded by the coding sequence ATGAACGCATCTAAATCTGACGATCGCATTCTGATTTTCGATACCACCTTGCGCGATGGCGAGCAGTGCCCCGGCGCAACCCTTAACGTGGATGAAAAACTTACGATCGCGCGTCAGCTTGCTCGACTCGGAGTTGACATTATTGAAGCTGGATTTGCTTTTGCTAGCCCTGGAGACTTCGAGGCGGTTCAGAAAATTGCCCAAGCCGTAGGTACACCGGAAGGGCCGACGATTTGTAGCTTGGCTCGTGCGATTCCCGCAGATATCAAAGCGGCAGCCGAAGCGCTCAAACCCGCTGCAAAACCTAGAATTCACACCTTTATCTCGACCTCTGATATCCACTTGGAATATCAGCTCAAGAAATCCCGCGCGGAAGTTTTAGCGATCGCTGAAGAAATGGTCGCCTACGCGAAATCGTTTGTCGATGATGTGGAATTTTCGCCGATGGATGCAGCCCGTTCCGACCCTGAGTATCTGTATCAGGTGTTAGAACGCGCGATCGCAGCAGGCGCAAAAACCATCAACATTCCTGATACGGTTGGGTACATGACTCCGAGCGAATTTGGGGACATGATTCGCGGCATCAAAGAAAACGTTCCCAATGTCGATCAAGCGATTATTTCTGTGCATGGTCACAATGATTTGGGCTTAGCGGTCGCCTGCTTCCTCGAAGCGGTGAAAAATGGAGCACGTCAGCTTGAATGTACGATCAACGGCATTGGCGAACGGGCTGGAAATGCCTCGCTCGAAGAACTGGTGATGGCGCTGCACGTGCGGCGATCGTATTTCAATCCTTATCTCGGTCGTCCGGTTGAATCGGAAACGCCTTTGACTGGAATTCATACGCAAGAGATTTACAAAACCTCGCGTTTGGTTTCGAGTTTGACAGGAATGTTGGTTCAGCCCAACAAAGCGATCGTCGGAGCGAATGCGTTCGCGCATGAGTCGGGCATTCACCAAGATGGAATGCTGAAAAATCGGCAGACCTACGAGATCATGGATGCGAAAACGATCGGGCTAAACGATACTCTACTCGTCTTGGGCAAACACTCGGGACGGAATGCGTTCCGCTCTCGCTTGGGCGAACTAGGATTTGAACTGACCGACCAAGAACTGAACAAAGCATTTGTCCGGTTCAAAGAATTGGCAGATAAAAAGAAAGAAGTCACCGATCGCGATTTGGAATCGATCGTCAATGACGAAGTTCAGCATGTGCCGGAGTTGTTCCGTTTAGAACTCGTTCAGGTTTCTTGCGGCGATTCAGCTTGTCCGACCGCAACCGTGCGCTTAATTACTCCGGATGGAGATGAGCTAACGGATGCAGCTACCGGAACAGGGCCAGTCGATGCAGTTTACAAAGCGATCAATCGAGTCGTAAATGTGCCGAATCAATTGATCGAGTTCTCGGTGCAGTCCGTCACCGCAGGCATTGATGCGATCGGGGAAGTTACGATTCGATTGAAATATGGCGATCGTGTTTTCTCAGGTCGTGCTGCGAACACGGATATTATCGTGGCATCGGCTCAAGCTTATGTAAACGCCCTGAATCGTCTGTATGCTTCCTTGCAAACTGCGGATAGTCAGCAGGTGATTGCATCTCAAACGACGGTCTAA
- a CDS encoding DUF1361 domain-containing protein, producing the protein MDFSIKLLVSEAIRTVVNHADWIGWNLFLAFIPLVLSVFLFRRTPIVKTAIEYRHRSLFWWLGVAVFVAFLPNAPYILTDIIHFVNWVRAGASIWVVTLIYVPLFVVFLTAGFEAYVMSLMNAGYYLKQRGLRHYVFPMELTLHALSAIGIFLGRFLRFNSWNILTHWNDVAASLVGDVFDRQPMITIVITFIILTLLYALVKPLHFAMSHYWKYRPQPERSQFVIPNS; encoded by the coding sequence ATGGACTTTTCGATCAAGTTGTTGGTTTCAGAAGCGATCCGGACAGTCGTGAATCATGCAGATTGGATAGGCTGGAACCTTTTCCTAGCATTTATCCCTTTGGTTTTGAGCGTGTTTCTGTTTCGACGAACACCTATCGTGAAAACGGCGATCGAATATCGTCACCGCTCCTTATTCTGGTGGCTTGGAGTTGCAGTCTTTGTCGCATTTCTTCCCAATGCGCCCTATATTCTCACTGATATTATTCATTTTGTGAACTGGGTGCGTGCAGGTGCTTCGATTTGGGTTGTTACCCTCATTTATGTTCCGTTGTTTGTTGTATTCCTGACAGCGGGATTTGAAGCGTATGTGATGTCATTAATGAATGCTGGATATTATTTGAAACAGCGCGGGTTAAGACACTATGTTTTCCCGATGGAATTAACTTTACATGCACTGAGCGCGATCGGGATTTTTCTCGGGCGCTTTTTACGCTTCAATAGCTGGAATATTTTGACGCATTGGAACGATGTGGCAGCTAGCCTGGTTGGAGATGTGTTTGATCGACAACCGATGATCACGATTGTCATTACGTTCATCATTTTGACTCTGCTGTATGCGCTGGTAAAACCGCTGCATTTTGCGATGTCACACTACTGGAAATATCGTCCGCAACCCGAACGATCGCAATTCGTAATTCCGAACTCGTGA
- the petG gene encoding cytochrome b6-f complex subunit V, translated as MVEPILLGIVLGLVPVTLAGLFVAAYTQYRRGNQLNL; from the coding sequence ATGGTTGAGCCAATTTTGCTTGGCATCGTGCTGGGATTAGTGCCTGTCACGTTAGCAGGTTTGTTTGTTGCCGCTTACACCCAATATCGTCGCGGAAACCAACTCAATCTCTAA
- a CDS encoding c-type cytochrome has translation MNEQLVKSEGLSQRIITIVLVVCFAIVVALLGATRLHRPDPYVQEVLSLHGDSVQGHAIFQINCAGCHGIMADGKVGPSLKNVSDRKSPPRLIKQVISGQTPPMPKFQPSPQEMADLLSYLESL, from the coding sequence TTGAACGAGCAACTTGTCAAATCTGAAGGGTTATCCCAAAGAATTATTACGATCGTGCTAGTGGTTTGTTTTGCGATCGTAGTGGCGCTTTTGGGTGCAACCCGATTGCACCGACCTGACCCCTATGTCCAGGAGGTGTTATCGCTGCATGGGGATTCAGTTCAAGGTCATGCGATTTTTCAGATTAACTGTGCTGGATGTCATGGAATCATGGCAGATGGCAAAGTTGGTCCTAGTCTGAAAAATGTTTCCGATCGAAAATCTCCTCCCCGGCTGATCAAGCAGGTGATCAGCGGACAGACTCCTCCAATGCCCAAATTTCAGCCTAGCCCGCAAGAGATGGCGGATTTGCTGAGCTATTTAGAGAGTCTCTAG